From Cyanobium sp. Tous-M-B4, the proteins below share one genomic window:
- the speE gene encoding polyamine aminopropyltransferase: MRKAGACEILAMGWIDEVFDGVRYGLEGTVVAEQDSAFQKVTIIDSQRYGKGLLLDGCWMTAERQERHYHEAIVHPALCGAASIERVLVIGGGDGGTARECLRHAGVQHLDLVEIDGLVVEWSQQHLPSIGGGCWSDPRFHLTVGDGIAWAANAADASYDVVIVDGSDPAGPAEGLFNRAFFEHCRRILKPGGVFATQSESPEAFRAVHIDTVRLIREVFGHADPMYGWVPMYPSGWWSWTFAATDGRRYLQPDPARAAAVDCGCEIWSPRWQRGAFDAIPAAIERELG, translated from the coding sequence ATGCGCAAGGCTGGAGCCTGCGAAATTTTGGCCATGGGCTGGATCGACGAGGTCTTCGACGGCGTGCGCTACGGCCTGGAAGGCACGGTGGTCGCCGAACAAGATTCAGCCTTCCAGAAGGTGACGATCATCGACAGCCAGCGCTACGGCAAGGGCCTGCTGCTCGATGGCTGCTGGATGACGGCCGAGCGCCAGGAGCGCCACTACCACGAGGCGATCGTGCATCCGGCCCTGTGCGGCGCCGCCAGCATCGAGCGGGTGCTGGTGATCGGCGGCGGTGATGGCGGCACCGCCCGCGAATGCCTGCGCCACGCTGGCGTGCAGCACCTCGACCTGGTGGAGATCGACGGCCTGGTGGTGGAGTGGAGCCAGCAGCACCTGCCCAGCATCGGCGGCGGCTGCTGGAGTGATCCCCGCTTCCACCTCACCGTCGGCGATGGCATCGCCTGGGCCGCCAATGCCGCCGATGCCAGCTACGACGTAGTCATCGTGGACGGCTCCGACCCGGCTGGCCCGGCCGAGGGCCTGTTCAACCGGGCCTTCTTTGAGCACTGCCGCCGCATCCTCAAGCCAGGCGGTGTGTTCGCTACCCAGAGCGAATCGCCCGAGGCCTTCCGAGCGGTGCATATCGACACCGTGCGCCTGATCCGCGAGGTGTTTGGCCACGCCGATCCGATGTATGGCTGGGTGCCCATGTATCCGAGCGGCTGGTGGAGCTGGACGTTCGCCGCCACAGACGGCCGCCGGTATCTGCAGCCGGATCCCGCCCGCGCCGCGGCCGTCGACTGTGGCTGTGAGATCTGGAGTCCCCGCTGGCAGCGCGGCGCCTTCGACGCCATCCCCGCCGCCATCGAGCGAGAGCTGGGCTGA
- the arfB gene encoding alternative ribosome rescue aminoacyl-tRNA hydrolase ArfB — translation MAPLRPTADLRLTPALVIGAAELAWRFSRSSGPGGQNVNTTDSRVELVFDLAASAALPPTIKARALGRLEGKLVEGCVVIAASEHRSQWQNRVAAQRRLVELLLEAIKPPPPPRRATRPTRGSVQRRLAAKKQRGAIKGQRGARPQPED, via the coding sequence ATGGCTCCCCTGCGCCCCACGGCGGATCTGCGGCTGACCCCAGCGCTGGTGATCGGCGCCGCCGAGCTGGCCTGGCGTTTTTCGCGCTCCTCCGGCCCCGGCGGCCAAAACGTGAACACCACCGATTCACGGGTGGAGCTGGTGTTTGATCTGGCGGCCTCCGCTGCCCTGCCGCCCACGATCAAGGCCCGGGCCCTGGGGCGACTGGAGGGAAAGCTGGTGGAAGGTTGTGTGGTGATTGCGGCTAGTGAGCATCGCTCCCAATGGCAAAACCGGGTGGCGGCCCAGCGGCGCTTGGTGGAATTGCTGCTGGAGGCGATTAAGCCGCCGCCGCCGCCGCGCCGGGCAACTCGGCCTACCCGCGGTTCAGTGCAGCGGCGTCTGGCGGCCAAGAAGCAGCGCGGCGCCATCAAGGGGCAGAGGGGGGCGCGTCCTCAGCCGGAGGATTGA
- the mazG gene encoding nucleoside triphosphate pyrophosphohydrolase, whose amino-acid sequence MTSQTPAHLEALAELIAVVARLRDPEGGCSWDLAQTHASLVPYVLEEAHEVADAIRHGDDQHLAEELGDLLLQVVLHAQIASEAGSFDLAQIAAGISAKLVRRHPHVFGGGEPASWEEIKAAEKPQPASTSPLSDRLAGKVRGQPALAGAMTISKQAAAAGFEWDDMAGVWAKVHEELDELKEAVASGDRRHAQEELGDVLFTLVNVARWCGIEPEAGLAGTNRRFLDRFSRVETALDGDLKGRSIGELEGLWQQAKAKIRAENTPTPGP is encoded by the coding sequence ATGACCTCCCAGACCCCAGCCCACCTTGAGGCCCTAGCTGAGCTGATCGCCGTGGTGGCTCGCCTACGCGACCCCGAGGGCGGCTGCTCCTGGGATCTGGCACAAACCCACGCCTCCCTGGTGCCCTACGTGCTGGAGGAGGCCCACGAAGTGGCCGATGCCATCCGCCATGGCGACGACCAGCACCTGGCCGAGGAGCTGGGCGACCTACTGCTGCAGGTGGTGCTTCACGCCCAGATCGCCAGCGAGGCAGGCAGCTTTGATCTGGCCCAGATCGCTGCAGGCATCAGCGCCAAGCTGGTGCGCCGCCATCCCCATGTGTTCGGAGGTGGCGAGCCGGCCAGCTGGGAGGAGATCAAGGCCGCCGAGAAACCCCAACCCGCCTCCACCAGCCCCCTCAGCGATCGGCTGGCCGGCAAGGTGCGGGGCCAGCCCGCCCTAGCCGGCGCCATGACGATCTCCAAGCAAGCTGCCGCGGCCGGCTTCGAGTGGGACGACATGGCAGGGGTGTGGGCGAAGGTGCACGAGGAACTCGACGAGCTCAAAGAAGCTGTGGCCTCAGGGGATCGCCGCCATGCCCAGGAGGAGCTGGGCGACGTGCTGTTCACCCTGGTGAATGTGGCCCGCTGGTGCGGCATCGAACCGGAAGCCGGGCTGGCAGGCACCAACCGCCGCTTCCTCGATCGCTTCTCCCGGGTGGAGACAGCCCTAGATGGCGACCTCAAGGGCCGCAGCATCGGCGAGCTCGAAGGCCTCTGGCAGCAGGCCAAGGCCAAAATCCGGGCTGAAAACACGCCAACGCCAGGTCCCTGA
- a CDS encoding DUF2227 family putative metal-binding protein, giving the protein MASGRSHDRATWLLSLPFGLLWWPWLGLAGVSVAGLSFLLGGLLLSPDLDTRSNPTRRWGPLRLLWWPYRNLLRHRSLLSHSPLLGTSGRLAYLAALLLLSCLLLQPLGGPAPQQLLATAQALWQGQRPLLLAALVGLEASSWLHLIQDGDPMPRLPRLLRRRRR; this is encoded by the coding sequence ATGGCCAGCGGCCGCAGCCACGACCGAGCCACCTGGCTCCTGAGCCTGCCCTTTGGGCTGCTGTGGTGGCCCTGGCTGGGTTTGGCAGGGGTAAGCGTGGCCGGCCTGAGCTTTCTGCTGGGTGGCCTGCTGCTCTCCCCCGACCTCGACACCCGCTCCAACCCCACCCGCCGCTGGGGACCGTTACGGCTGCTCTGGTGGCCCTACCGCAACCTGCTGCGCCATCGCTCCCTGCTCTCCCACAGTCCCCTGCTGGGCACCAGCGGGCGCCTGGCCTACCTGGCAGCGCTGCTGCTGCTGAGCTGCTTGCTGCTGCAACCCCTCGGTGGGCCAGCACCCCAGCAGCTCCTGGCTACCGCCCAGGCGCTCTGGCAGGGCCAGCGTCCGCTGCTGCTGGCCGCCCTGGTGGGACTGGAGGCCAGCAGCTGGCTGCACCTGATCCAAGATGGCGACCCGATGCCGCGCCTACCCCGCCTGCTGCGCCGCCGCCGCCGATGA
- a CDS encoding lysophospholipid acyltransferase family protein, producing the protein MAQAPLQRKLRWQLEALGVRLLLLALRGRSHRSMGRGIAQAHRLARPLLRRRHTTAIANLTRVYGEQLSQGEREAIAEQSINSFFLSCLESIIQPVDASLISAEGEGLDELLRLHRQGQGVIVGSLHLGCWDLGLRWLSEQLDTPSVVYRPARNPYSDVLLNRARQANSYCNWIPQADARSMLRCLHRGGSLVVMTDLYSRSREVQVDFLGLSTNFVKGPAALAQKSGCPLFPVAHVREANGRFRLSVGAPLWPGQGAAALSDQLAAVARWHELLIQAYPEQYYWINRRWRTGDGSGERLRPIGPPGR; encoded by the coding sequence ATGGCTCAGGCCCCACTTCAACGCAAGCTGCGCTGGCAACTTGAGGCCCTCGGGGTGCGGCTGCTGCTGCTGGCGCTGCGGGGGCGCTCCCACCGCAGCATGGGCCGCGGCATTGCCCAAGCCCACCGACTAGCCAGGCCCTTGCTGCGGCGCCGCCACACCACGGCGATCGCCAACCTGACGCGGGTGTATGGCGAGCAGCTCAGCCAGGGAGAGCGTGAGGCCATCGCCGAGCAGTCGATCAACAGCTTTTTTCTCTCCTGCCTCGAATCGATCATCCAACCGGTTGACGCCTCCTTGATCAGCGCCGAGGGGGAGGGGCTCGACGAACTGTTGCGGCTGCATCGCCAAGGCCAGGGGGTGATCGTGGGATCGCTGCACCTGGGTTGCTGGGATCTGGGGCTGCGCTGGCTAAGCGAACAGCTCGACACCCCGTCTGTCGTTTATCGCCCCGCCCGCAACCCCTACAGCGACGTGCTGCTGAACCGGGCCCGCCAGGCCAACAGCTACTGCAACTGGATACCCCAGGCTGATGCCAGATCGATGTTGCGCTGCCTGCACCGCGGCGGCAGCCTCGTTGTGATGACCGACCTTTACAGCCGCAGCAGGGAAGTGCAGGTCGACTTCCTCGGCCTGAGCACCAACTTCGTCAAAGGGCCAGCGGCCCTTGCGCAGAAATCGGGTTGCCCCCTGTTTCCCGTGGCCCATGTGCGGGAAGCCAACGGCCGCTTTCGGTTGAGCGTTGGTGCACCGCTGTGGCCCGGCCAGGGTGCCGCCGCCCTGAGCGACCAGCTTGCCGCCGTAGCCCGCTGGCACGAACTCCTGATCCAGGCCTATCCGGAGCAGTATTACTGGATCAACCGGCGCTGGCGAACGGGCGATGGCAGCGGTGAGCGGCTGCGGCCCATCGGCCCACCCGGGCGCTGA
- a CDS encoding nucleotidyltransferase family protein — protein MSVLFPQPQLDAIAAACKRHHVARLHAFGSVLRPDYRPGESDIDLLVEFQPLDASSLYKNYFALLNDLRQSLASQVDLVMADAVRNPYIRQSIEASKRQIYVEA, from the coding sequence ATGAGCGTCCTCTTCCCCCAGCCCCAACTCGACGCCATTGCCGCAGCCTGCAAGCGCCACCACGTGGCCCGGCTACATGCGTTTGGCTCGGTGCTCAGGCCGGACTACCGGCCAGGGGAGAGCGATATCGACCTGCTGGTGGAATTCCAGCCGCTCGACGCCTCCAGTCTTTACAAGAACTACTTCGCCTTGCTCAACGACCTTCGGCAGAGCCTGGCCTCTCAAGTTGATCTGGTTATGGCGGATGCCGTGCGCAACCCCTACATCCGGCAGTCGATCGAAGCCAGCAAGCGCCAGATCTATGTCGAAGCGTGA
- a CDS encoding HepT-like ribonuclease domain-containing protein, with protein sequence MSKRDPSAYLSDIQEAAAAIQEATGSIDEATYTATRLIRSAVEREFTVIGEALKVIAQRNPELSPLFRKEGRSSTFGTCSPTNT encoded by the coding sequence ATGTCGAAGCGTGATCCCAGTGCCTACCTGAGCGACATCCAGGAGGCGGCGGCAGCCATCCAGGAGGCCACCGGGTCCATCGACGAAGCCACGTACACAGCTACCCGCCTGATCCGCTCTGCCGTGGAACGGGAATTCACCGTTATCGGCGAAGCCCTCAAAGTGATCGCTCAGCGAAATCCAGAGCTTTCGCCGCTATTCCGGAAGGAAGGCAGATCATCGACTTTCGGAACCTGCTCACCCACGAATACCTGA
- a CDS encoding HAD-IC family P-type ATPase: protein MPIPFAEAHSHQASLVAADLGSHPEQGLSELEAKQRLLSYGANALEAGGGPPVWRRFLGQFHDPLLYTLLVVGAIKLLLHEPGEALVIWSVTLINATIGYIQESKAETAIAALARSVRTEVEVVREGRRQRLVSEQLVPGDLVCLEAGNKVPADLRLLQTRNLQLDESSLTGESLPAAKNSEAVAAASPLAERVGMAYAGCFVSGGQGQGVVVATGATTEVGQISDSLQKQVNLSTPLTRKIRRFSQTLLQVVLVLAGLTFLVGILRGRGAAEMFDGAVALAVGAIPEELPAIVTITLAIGVNRMALRNAIIRKLPAVEALGSTTVICSDKTGTLTQNRMTVQEIYAGGALVPLEALGPGNEAAANVALHETLLAGLLCNDARPSQRDGLVGDPTETALLQAAQTAGLDRQLALEAHPRRDAIPFESEQQYMATLHGGNRILIKGSAEAVLARCSRQLRPDGQAEPLDVVAIEAAVTAMAVRGQRVLAFAIGSSGNQAQQLHPELVEGGLDFLGLQGMLDPPRPEAVAAVAACQQAGVTVKMITGDHLETARTIALQLGLGKNGRVRAIEGRDLDQRSDDELSQIARDSDVFARVAPAQKLALVRALQRQGEVVAMTGDGVNDAPALKQADIGIAMGRGGTEVAREAADMLLTDDNFATIEAAVEEGRVVYLNLRKALAFVLPVNGSASMTILLGAVLGLELPVTALQVLWLNMVCSLSLSVPLAFEPRPPGLMRQPPRPPAQPLLNRGLVRKVLLVSVFYWCFIFGVFLWARSHGSNLAQARTMAIQALVLAQIAYLVSISQASKMGWRHWHQSPWLAAGIALAVVLQLSFSQLGWMNRFFATAPLEPQQWLVCGIALLVMVPVAWLAERLDS from the coding sequence ATGCCCATTCCTTTTGCAGAGGCCCACAGTCACCAGGCTTCCCTGGTGGCTGCCGATCTTGGTAGTCACCCAGAACAAGGCCTATCCGAACTGGAGGCAAAGCAGCGGCTGCTCAGCTACGGCGCAAACGCCCTGGAAGCAGGCGGTGGTCCGCCTGTCTGGCGCCGATTTTTAGGGCAATTTCACGATCCCCTTCTGTACACGCTCCTGGTGGTGGGAGCGATCAAGTTGCTGCTGCACGAGCCGGGCGAAGCGCTGGTTATCTGGAGCGTCACCCTGATCAACGCCACCATTGGGTACATCCAGGAAAGCAAGGCCGAAACGGCCATTGCCGCCCTGGCCCGTTCGGTGCGCACCGAGGTGGAAGTGGTCCGCGAAGGCCGGCGCCAAAGGCTGGTCTCGGAGCAGCTGGTGCCCGGGGATCTGGTGTGCCTGGAGGCCGGCAACAAGGTGCCCGCAGATCTGCGCCTGCTCCAAACCCGCAACCTGCAGCTCGATGAATCGAGCCTTACAGGGGAATCCCTGCCTGCCGCTAAAAACAGCGAGGCCGTTGCAGCGGCAAGCCCCCTGGCAGAGCGGGTGGGTATGGCTTACGCCGGCTGCTTCGTGAGTGGCGGCCAAGGGCAGGGAGTGGTGGTGGCCACCGGCGCCACCACCGAAGTCGGTCAGATCTCCGACTCCCTGCAGAAGCAGGTGAACCTCAGTACCCCCCTGACCCGCAAGATTCGCCGCTTCAGCCAAACCCTGCTGCAGGTGGTGCTGGTGCTGGCCGGGCTCACCTTCCTGGTGGGAATCCTGCGGGGCCGCGGTGCAGCCGAAATGTTCGATGGCGCCGTGGCCCTGGCCGTGGGGGCCATCCCGGAGGAGTTGCCGGCGATCGTGACCATCACCCTGGCTATCGGCGTCAACCGCATGGCCCTTCGCAACGCCATCATCCGCAAGCTGCCGGCCGTAGAGGCCCTAGGCAGCACCACGGTGATCTGCTCCGACAAGACCGGCACCCTCACCCAAAACCGGATGACGGTGCAGGAGATCTACGCCGGCGGCGCCCTGGTCCCCCTCGAGGCGCTGGGGCCGGGCAATGAAGCAGCCGCCAACGTGGCCTTACACGAAACCTTGCTGGCGGGGCTGCTCTGCAACGATGCCCGGCCTAGTCAACGCGACGGGCTGGTGGGCGACCCCACCGAAACGGCCCTACTGCAGGCAGCCCAAACCGCAGGCCTGGACAGGCAGCTGGCCCTTGAGGCCCATCCGCGCCGCGATGCGATTCCATTCGAATCGGAGCAGCAGTACATGGCCACCCTGCACGGCGGCAACCGGATCTTGATTAAGGGCTCGGCTGAAGCGGTGCTGGCCCGCTGCAGCCGCCAACTCAGGCCAGATGGCCAAGCCGAACCCCTCGACGTCGTCGCCATCGAAGCGGCGGTAACAGCCATGGCCGTACGGGGCCAGCGGGTGCTGGCCTTTGCGATCGGCAGTAGCGGCAATCAAGCTCAGCAGCTGCACCCCGAGCTGGTCGAGGGCGGCCTGGATTTTCTGGGTTTACAAGGCATGCTCGATCCGCCGCGGCCGGAGGCAGTGGCCGCCGTGGCCGCCTGCCAGCAGGCAGGTGTGACCGTAAAAATGATCACGGGCGACCACCTAGAGACCGCCCGCACCATCGCCCTCCAGCTGGGGCTGGGTAAAAACGGCAGGGTCCGTGCCATTGAGGGCCGCGACCTGGATCAGCGCAGCGACGACGAGCTGAGCCAAATCGCCAGGGACAGCGACGTATTTGCCCGGGTGGCACCGGCCCAGAAGCTGGCCCTGGTGCGAGCGCTGCAGCGCCAAGGGGAAGTGGTGGCGATGACTGGCGATGGCGTCAATGACGCACCGGCGCTTAAGCAGGCCGACATCGGTATCGCCATGGGCCGAGGCGGCACCGAGGTGGCGCGGGAGGCGGCCGACATGCTGCTCACCGACGACAACTTCGCCACCATCGAAGCGGCCGTGGAAGAGGGCCGGGTGGTCTACCTCAACCTGCGCAAAGCCCTGGCTTTTGTGTTGCCGGTGAATGGCAGCGCCTCAATGACGATCCTGCTGGGGGCGGTCCTGGGCCTGGAACTTCCAGTCACAGCCCTGCAGGTGCTGTGGCTGAACATGGTTTGCTCCCTCAGCCTGTCGGTACCACTGGCCTTTGAGCCGCGGCCGCCCGGGCTGATGCGGCAGCCGCCGCGGCCACCGGCCCAGCCCCTGCTCAACCGCGGCTTGGTGCGCAAGGTGCTGCTGGTGTCGGTTTTCTACTGGTGCTTCATCTTCGGGGTATTCCTCTGGGCCCGCTCCCACGGCAGCAATCTGGCCCAAGCGCGCACGATGGCAATCCAGGCCCTGGTGCTGGCCCAGATCGCCTATCTGGTGAGCATCAGCCAAGCCAGCAAAATGGGATGGCGCCACTGGCACCAATCCCCCTGGCTTGCGGCTGGCATCGCCTTAGCGGTGGTGCTGCAGCTGAGCTTTAGCCAGCTGGGCTGGATGAACCGCTTCTTCGCCACCGCCCCCCTAGAGCCCCAGCAGTGGCTGGTGTGCGGCATCGCCCTACTGGTAATGGTGCCTGTGGCCTGGCTGGCGGAGCGCCTAGACAGCTAA
- a CDS encoding protein phosphatase, with product MAGMNAINLQATLFDFAIGELVRQHRESFQPLWTADSWAKLLIWLALNCGCSAERDSLEAYAEALGPGLTGRMRRIFFERELEDLELRVLADPAEPQVLVLPLGPAGPLDHGRVVAALERLGLLARVAAEPQRWQQLEAALALPWQELC from the coding sequence ATGGCAGGCATGAATGCCATCAACCTGCAGGCAACCCTGTTTGATTTCGCCATTGGCGAGTTGGTGCGGCAGCACCGTGAGAGCTTTCAGCCCCTCTGGACCGCTGATAGCTGGGCCAAGCTGCTGATCTGGCTGGCGCTCAATTGCGGATGCAGCGCTGAGCGTGACTCGCTGGAGGCCTATGCCGAGGCGCTGGGGCCAGGGCTCACCGGCCGCATGCGGCGAATTTTCTTTGAGCGCGAGCTGGAGGATTTGGAGCTGCGGGTGCTTGCCGATCCCGCCGAGCCCCAGGTGTTGGTGCTGCCCTTAGGGCCTGCTGGCCCCCTTGATCATGGGCGGGTGGTGGCGGCGCTGGAGCGGCTGGGTCTGCTGGCAAGGGTCGCGGCGGAGCCGCAGCGCTGGCAGCAGTTGGAGGCGGCCCTGGCCCTTCCCTGGCAGGAGCTCTGCTGA
- a CDS encoding 2OG-Fe(II) oxygenase, with the protein MNLLATYRNAGFEALADGVMAFYERRVDLRRPGVAFGPGGKTEPAKISTDISLVAIDRSDPEAFALAEVILRGVTAGLERYLQERALFRQCCPEQELFVNPIFNLQRYAPGEGFKRWHCDWTISDEATEPVHRVLAWILYCNDVPKGGTEFHWQDHHEPAERGKLVIFPAGPSHIHRGRVSEEHTKTIATGWINAGSYQSYLARLAQA; encoded by the coding sequence ATGAATCTGCTCGCTACCTATCGCAATGCCGGCTTCGAGGCCCTCGCCGATGGGGTGATGGCCTTTTATGAGCGCCGCGTTGACCTGCGGCGGCCCGGGGTGGCCTTTGGCCCTGGCGGCAAAACTGAGCCCGCCAAAATTTCCACCGACATCAGCCTGGTGGCCATCGACCGCTCCGATCCTGAGGCCTTCGCCCTGGCGGAGGTGATCCTGCGCGGCGTCACGGCTGGGCTGGAGCGCTACCTGCAGGAGCGGGCCCTCTTTCGCCAGTGCTGCCCGGAGCAGGAATTGTTCGTAAATCCGATCTTCAACCTGCAGCGCTACGCCCCTGGCGAGGGTTTCAAGCGCTGGCACTGCGACTGGACAATCAGCGACGAGGCCACCGAGCCGGTACATCGCGTGCTGGCCTGGATTCTCTATTGCAACGACGTGCCCAAAGGGGGCACCGAGTTTCATTGGCAGGATCACCACGAGCCGGCTGAGCGGGGCAAGCTCGTGATCTTTCCGGCTGGCCCGTCCCACATCCACCGGGGCAGGGTGAGCGAGGAGCACACCAAAACGATCGCTACCGGCTGGATCAATGCCGGCAGCTATCAGAGCTACCTGGCTCGGCTCGCTCAGGCCTGA
- a CDS encoding Nif11 family protein, with amino-acid sequence MVEDFLRAVRSNEDLQRQLRGVTTAAGLAEVAAQAGLNIEAAALVKGFAQLLLASDDALALRNFDNLGWDVGELAWTAKTWELADQA; translated from the coding sequence ATGGTTGAAGATTTCTTGCGCGCAGTTCGTAGCAACGAAGATCTGCAACGCCAGCTGCGCGGTGTCACAACTGCTGCTGGTCTAGCAGAGGTAGCCGCCCAGGCTGGCCTCAACATCGAAGCCGCCGCCCTAGTGAAAGGCTTTGCTCAGCTGCTGCTTGCCAGCGACGACGCCTTGGCCCTGCGTAACTTCGACAACCTCGGTTGGGATGTGGGTGAGTTGGCCTGGACCGCCAAAACCTGGGAGCTAGCTGATCAGGCCTGA
- a CDS encoding mechanosensitive ion channel family protein yields MKELLLEIFGWLGYLERPTVLLQLGLVIAVVLLTRRARRRRWLPALPLLAYTPVGILALALGCGALAALGLPQGLASLLGLQWLGWYGISLLPQRLHQLESRLLRPAYLMGSALLLIREVDNFNDIAVIQLGEVLGVSVSFGKLFNALVVIYLVLVGCGPPAAGVAWLAQRSLGLSDGSRKAMELMLRYLVVSLGLVGVAMHLGINTTALIAVAGGLSVGLGFGIKEVFSNFVSGIWLLFEGSVRPGEVLMLDGDPCEVRSLGLRATLLWRDRDNAELLIPNQTFFTEAATTYTASDRMRRSQVSIGAAYHHNPAEVIALLEATALEVARVLPQPAPKALLLNYGDSAINYGLRFWIANPMDNVGICSEVNQAIWQAFRNNNIEIPFPQHVEYSMQWPPEQHQTNKFT; encoded by the coding sequence ATGAAAGAGCTGCTGCTGGAGATCTTCGGCTGGCTGGGCTACCTGGAACGGCCCACTGTGCTGCTGCAGCTGGGCCTGGTGATCGCCGTGGTGCTGCTCACCCGACGGGCGCGGCGCCGCCGCTGGCTGCCGGCGCTGCCGCTGCTCGCCTATACACCCGTGGGGATATTGGCCCTGGCCTTGGGCTGCGGGGCCCTGGCCGCCCTGGGACTGCCCCAGGGGCTAGCGAGCCTGCTGGGGCTGCAATGGCTGGGCTGGTACGGAATCAGCCTGCTACCCCAGCGGCTGCATCAACTCGAATCCCGGCTGCTGCGGCCGGCCTACCTGATGGGATCTGCCCTGCTGCTGATCCGGGAGGTCGACAACTTCAACGACATCGCCGTGATCCAGCTGGGCGAGGTGCTGGGGGTGTCGGTGAGCTTCGGCAAGCTGTTCAACGCCCTGGTGGTGATCTATCTGGTGCTGGTGGGCTGCGGACCACCGGCGGCCGGTGTGGCCTGGCTGGCCCAGCGCAGCCTGGGCCTGAGCGACGGCAGCCGCAAGGCCATGGAGCTGATGCTGCGCTACCTGGTGGTGAGCCTGGGGCTGGTGGGCGTAGCCATGCACCTAGGCATCAACACCACAGCATTAATTGCCGTGGCGGGCGGCCTATCGGTAGGCCTGGGCTTTGGCATCAAGGAGGTATTTTCCAACTTTGTAAGTGGCATCTGGCTGCTGTTTGAAGGATCCGTACGTCCAGGCGAAGTGCTGATGCTCGACGGCGATCCCTGCGAAGTTCGAAGTCTTGGACTGCGTGCCACCTTGCTTTGGCGTGATCGTGACAATGCCGAACTACTGATCCCCAACCAGACCTTCTTCACCGAGGCGGCCACCACCTACACCGCTAGCGACCGCATGCGCCGCAGCCAGGTAAGCATTGGCGCCGCCTATCACCACAACCCAGCAGAAGTGATTGCCCTGCTCGAGGCCACAGCTCTGGAAGTGGCAAGGGTCCTTCCCCAGCCAGCCCCGAAAGCCCTACTGCTGAACTATGGCGACTCCGCCATTAATTACGGCCTGCGCTTCTGGATTGCCAACCCGATGGATAACGTGGGCATCTGTAGCGAGGTGAACCAGGCGATTTGGCAGGCCTTCCGCAATAACAACATCGAAATTCCTTTCCCACAACATGTGGAATATTCTATGCAATGGCCGCCTGAGCAACATCAAACCAACAAATTTACTTAG